The nucleotide window TCGATCAGCACGATCGCGGTCCTGGCGGGATCGAGTTGCAGCGTCTCGGACATCGCGTCTCCCGGTATGCGTTGGCTCACACCGACGCTAGTCCGCCCACGGCTTAACCGCACCGCCACAGTGCCGTCGCATACCTAAAATCGGAGAACCCCTCGACCCGCGGAGGTCCGGTGACACCCCACCTGCGATGGCAGCCCTCCCCCGTACCCCAGCAACCCGAACCCTGGCAGAGCGGGCCGGCCGTGCCGGGCTGGCTCGAGGAACGGCTCTTCGATCAGCGCATCGTCATGATCCGCGGCCCGCTCACCGCGCACGCGGCCTCCGGCATCGCCGCGGCGCTGCTCACCCTCGACGCCGCCGGGCCGGCCCCGATCCAGCTGCACGTGGCCAGCTCCGGCGGGGACCTGAACGCCGCACACGCCGTCACCGACGTCATCGACGCGATGACCGCGCCGGTGCACGCCGTTGTCACCTCCGAGGCCGGCGAGGCCGTGCTCGCGGTGCTGGCCGCGGCCGAGCGGCGCTCCGCGTACCGGCACGCCCGGTTCAAGCTGGCCGAGCCGCGGGCGGGCGCCGTCACCGGCACCGCGGACGAGGTGGCCGCCGCCGCGGGGCAGCACCTGCGCGAGCTCGAGGAGGTCGTGCTGCGCCTGGTCGAGGTCACCGGGCAGTCGCGCAGCCGGATCGAGGACGACCTCTCCACCGGGCGCACCCTCACCTCGGCCGAGGCCCGCGACTACGGCCTCATCGACGAGATCGTCGGCGACAAGGGCGCATGACAAAACGGCGCGGGCCCAGTGGGCCCGCGCCGTTCAGCGCTTTACCGGACTACCTACTCCGCTACCTTGACGCCCATCGAGCGCGCGGTGCCGGCCACGACCTTGACCGCGGCGGCGACGTCGTTCGCGTTCAGGTCGGGGAGCTTGCGCTCCGCGATCTGCTTGATCTGGTCGGCGCTGAGCGTGCCGACGGTCTGGGTCAGCGGGTTGGAAGCGCCCGACTGGATGCCCAGAGCCTTGCGGATCAGGAAGCTCGTCGGCGGCGTCTTGTAGACGAGCTGGTGGCTGCGGTCCTCGAAGACCGTGACGACGACCGGGATGATCTCGCCACGCGACTTCGACGTCGCCTCGTCGTACTCGACCTTGACCGCGCGCATGTTGGCACCGGTCGGGCCGAGCATCTTGCCGAGGTCGACCATCGCGGCGTTACCCGCCTCAAGCGCGAGGGTCACCACATGGGTCTTCTTCTTGGGCGGCATTACGCAACGGCTCCTTAGTGTGTGCTGCACGGGCCTAAGTCAGGAGCTCGCCAGCATCATCAACGCACGACAACCCCGAGACTTTACTACCGCGACCGTAGGTGGGTCAAAGCGGCGGGCACAGTCCCGGGTACCGCCGACAAGTGTAACCGGACCCGCGCGGCCCCGATGACCCGGTGGCCTCAGTACCGGTCGCAGTAGCAGGACTTCATCAGCGACCGGACCACGCCCACGTACTCCGGGTTCGGCAGCCGCCCGGAGGCGTGCGACTCGTCGACGGCCGCCCGGCCCGCGTTGTAGCCGGAAATCACCATGTTCAGCAGGCACATGCTCTTGTTGGTCTTGCACTTGCCGGCGCTCAGGTCGTAGCTGCCCTTGAAGTACTGGTCGCCGAAGGCCTTGGTGAGCCAGGCCAGGTAGTTCGCGCCGAGCACGGCGTTCTGCCGGTAGTCGGTGCTCGTGTACGACTGCTCGAAGCGCTGGTTGATGAACGCCTCGGTGTCGGGCATCACCTGCATGAGCCCGCGCCCGCCGTCGCAGTTGACGATGTTCGACGTCCAGCCGCTCTCGTGCCACGCCGTGGTCAGCACCAGCCGGGACGGCACCTTGAGCCCCGGCGCGGAGGTCGGCCAGTACTTCCGGGCGGCGGCGCTCTTCAGCGCCGCCTTGGCCTTCGCCTTCGAGACCTCCTTGCCCTCCCGGTGCGCGCACTCGGGTAGCTGGAAGTTGTTGGGGTCCTCCGTCGGCGTCGCCTTCGGCTTCGCGCTGCTCCGGGACGGCGACGGCGAGGCCGTCGTCGGCTCCGGTTCCGGCTCCTCGGACTCGATCACCGGGTCGACGATGTTCTCCGGCTCGGACGCCGAGGGCAGCGGCGCCGCCACCAGCGCCGGATCGTCGTCCTTGCCGCCCACGACTCCGCAGCCACCGACCACCAGCAGACCCACCACCGCCGCGACAAGCCAAGACATCCTGCGATTCATCGACGAAGCCCCTCCCCGTTCCGGCCACCGACGCCCGAACGCTAGCAGTGGGAAGATCGCGGCGTTGCCCCGAAAAAGGGACGTTCGGGACGAGCACCGCAACCGGTTCCGGGTATTGACCCCCGGAACGTCGTCCGATACAAACGCCGGGGACAATGGTGGCCATGCAGACCCGCACCGACCTACGCAACGTCGCCATCATCGCCCACGTCGACCATGGCAAAACAACCTTGGTCGACGCCATGCTGCGCCAGGGGAGCCAGTCCCACGCGCGTGGCGAGATGGCCGACCGCGTCATGGACTCCATGGACCTGGAGCGGGAAAAGGGCATCACCATTCTCGCCAAGAACACGGCGATCAGCTACCGGCCCGCCGACGGTGGACCCGTCACCATCAACATCATCGACACCCCCGGCCACGCCGACTTCGGCGGCGAGGTCGAGCGCGGCCTCACCATGGTCGACGGCGTCGCCCTGCTCGTCGACGCCAGCGAGGGCCCGCTGCCGCAGACCCGCTTCGTGCTCCGCAAGGCCCTGCAGGCCAAGCTGCCGATCATCCTGATCATCAACAAGGTCGACCGCCCCGACGCCCGGATCAAGGAGGTCGTGGACGAGACGTACGAGCTCTTCCTCGACCTGGACGCCGACGAGCACCAGATCGAGTTCCCCATCGTCTACGCGTGCGCGCGCGACGGCATCGCCTCGCTGACCCAGCCGAAGGACGGCACCGTCCCGGAGGACAGCACCGACCTCGAGGTGCTGTTCAGCACGATCCTGGAGACCATCCCGGCACCGACCTACACCGAGGACGCTCCGCTGCAGGCGCACGTCGTCAACCTGGACGCCTCGCCGTTCCTCGGCCGCCTCGCGCTCTGCCGCGTGCACGAGGGCACGATCCGCAAGGGCCAGACCGTCGCCTGGTGCAAGACCGACGGGACGATCAGCAACGTCCGCATCTCCGAGCTGCTGATCACCGAGGGCCTGGAGCGCAAGCCGGCCGAGAGCGCCGGCCCGGGCGACATCATGGCCGTCGCCGGCATCCCCGAGATCATGATCGGCGAGACCCTCGCCGACGCGGAGAACCCGATCCCGCTGCCGCTGATCAGCGTCGACGAGCCGGCCATCTCCATGGTTCTGGGCACCAACACCTCGCCGCTGGTCGGCAAGGTCAAGGGCGCCAAGGTCACGGCCCGCATGGTCAAGGACCGTCTCGACAAGGAGCTGATCGGCAACGTCTCGCTGCGCATCCTGCCGACCGAGCGCCCGGACGCCTGGGAGGTGCAGGGCCGCGGCGAGCTCGCCCTGGCCATCCTGGTCGAGCAGATGCGCCGCGAGTCGTACGAGCTGACCGTCGGCAAGCCCCAGGTGGTCACCAAGACGATCGACGGCAAGGTGCACGAGCCGGTCGAGCGCCTGACCATCGACGCCCCCGACGAGTACATGGGCGCCATCACCACGCTGCTGTCCACCCGCAAGGGCCGGATGGAGGAACTGATCAACCACGGCACCGGCTGGCTCCGGATGGAGTGGCTGGTGCCCGCGCGCGGCCTGATCGGCTTCCGCACCGAGTTCCTCACCGAGACCCGCGGCACCGGCATCATGCACCACCTGTTCGAGCGCTACGAGCCGTGGTTCGGCGAGCTGCGCACCCGCAACAACGGCTCGCTCGTCGCGGACCGGGCCGGCGTGGTCACCGGCTTCGCGATGATCAACCTGCAGGAGCGCGGTCAGCTGTTCGTCGAGCCGACCACCGAGGTGTACGAGGGCATGATCGTCGGCGAGAACTCCCGCGAGGACGACATGGACGTCAACATCACCAAGGAGAAGAAGCTCACCAACATGCGCGCCGCGAGCGCGGACAACACCGAGCGCCTGATCCCGCCGCGCAAGCTGTCACTGGAGCAGGCCCTCGAGTTCTGCCGCGAGGACGAGTGCGTCGAGGTCACCCCCGCGGCGGTACGCATCCGCAAGGTGGAGCTCGACCAGCAGGTCCGCGGCCGCGCCGCCGCGCGACGCAAGCACCAGTAGCACGAAGGGTACGGAGCGCCGCTACGCTCCGCACCCTCATGGCACGGCCCGCGGTCTCGGACCGCGGGCCGTGTTCTTTTGCTGAAGCCTGTCGTTCGCTCAGGCCCGTCGTTCGCCCAGGCCCGTCATATGCTCAAGCCCGTCATTTGCTCCGGCTCGTCGCTTGCCCAGGCTCGTCGCTTGCCCAGGCCCGTCGCTTGCCCAGGCCCGTCGCTTGCCCAGGCCCGTCGCTCGCCCAGGCCCGTCGCTCGCCCAGGCCCGTCGCTTGCTCAGACCCCGGAGTTGACCAGGTCCTTCCGGCGGTCCCGGGACGATTTGTAGAGGCTCGCGACCGTGGCGATGCCCAGCGTGCCGAGGATGACCAGCAGCGACAGCCAGATCGGGATCTCCGGCGCCCAGTGCACCCCGTGCCCGCCGTTGATGAACGACAGCGTGTTTGTGTGCAGGGCCTCGAGGAAGAGCTTCACGCCGATGAACGCGAGCACGAACGCCAGCCCGATGTTGAGGTAGATCAGCCGCTCCAGCAGCCCGCCGAGCAGGAAGTACAGCTGGCGCAGGCCCATCAGCGCGAAGACGTTCGCGGTGAAGACCAGGTACGGCTCCTTCGTGATGCCGAAGATCGCCGGAATCGAGTCGAGCGCGAAGATCAGGTCGGTGGTACCGATCGCGATCATGACGATCAGCATCGGCGTGAACAGCCGCCGGCCGGTCTCGGTGATCATGGTCATCTTGCCGCTGTCGAACGACGACGAGATCGGCAGCGCCCGCTTCGACCACCGGATGAGGATGTTCTCCTTGAAGTCCTCCTCGTCGTTCTCACCCTGCTTGAACAGCGTGATGGCCGTGTAGACCAGGAACGCGCCGAAGATGTAGAAGACCCACGAGAACTGCGTGATCAGGGCGGCACCCGCGGCGATGAACGCGCCGCGCATGACCAGCGCGAGCACGATGCCGATGAGCAGCACCTTCTGCTGGAACTGCCGGGGCACGGCGAAGCGGGCCATGATGATCACGAAGACGAAGAGGTTGTCGACCGACAGGCTGTACTCAGTCAGCCAGCCCGTATAGAACTCACCGGCGGCCTGGCCGCCCGAGACGAGCCACACTCCGACCCCGAAAACCAGCGCCAGGCCGACGTAGAACGCGACCCACCCTCCGGCCTCGCGCATGCTCGGCTCGTGCGGGCGGCGACCGACGATCAGCAGATCGACGGCGAGGACAACGACCAGGGCGATCAGGGTAACGATCCAAACCCAGGCGGACACGTTCAACGAGAACCTCCGGCAGACACGGTCCATCGCTGCGCCCACTCGATTCCGAGGGCCACAGCGACGTGCGACTGTCGGAGGTCTCTTCCGCCGTCGCCCGGCGGGCGACGACCACCGGCCCCGGGCCCACCGCGAGGTGAAAACCGTGCTGACGAGACCGGTGCAGAGGAATACTCCCCTCCTACGCGCCTATTGTGTCGCATCTACGACCGGAACCCCACTCCACCCTGCCAATCGTGTTGCGACTCTCGGCTTTTTGTGCCGCTCGGGGCCGCGGAACCGGACAGAGAGCGGCTTTTCCTCGCCGCGGCACACTTCCTTGGGCATCCTAGGAGGCTAGTTCTATCGCCATACCGGTCGCCTTTGAGGAACCCACGCCTCCTGGGCGCAAACGCTCGAAGCCCAGGCCGCTGTGGCGTACGAATCGCCAGACCCGGCCGCTTCAGGAAGCCAAGCCGGCCGCACGAAGTGAGTCACGTCGTGACGGCCAGCGAATGCCCCCGACTCGACACGAGCTCGGCGTGGCGCCGACCCACCCTCGGCGGTCGGCGCCAGGTCGGCGCGGAATCGTCAGGCTTCGGTCGCTGGGAACCGGTAGCGGGCCCGGCGTCCCCGGTGTTCGAACCCCAGCTTGCGGTACAAGCGGACGGCCGGGTTGTCGACGTTGACGTTGAGCCAGACGTGGGTGCCGCCGTCGGCGCGCATCCGTCGCAGCCCCTCGGCGACGAGCGCCGCGCCGATCCCCCGCCCCCGGGCCGCCGGCACGACGC belongs to Amorphoplanes digitatis and includes:
- a CDS encoding ATP-dependent Clp protease proteolytic subunit, whose protein sequence is MTPHLRWQPSPVPQQPEPWQSGPAVPGWLEERLFDQRIVMIRGPLTAHAASGIAAALLTLDAAGPAPIQLHVASSGGDLNAAHAVTDVIDAMTAPVHAVVTSEAGEAVLAVLAAAERRSAYRHARFKLAEPRAGAVTGTADEVAAAAGQHLRELEEVVLRLVEVTGQSRSRIEDDLSTGRTLTSAEARDYGLIDEIVGDKGA
- a CDS encoding uL11 family ribosomal protein — protein: MPPKKKTHVVTLALEAGNAAMVDLGKMLGPTGANMRAVKVEYDEATSKSRGEIIPVVVTVFEDRSHQLVYKTPPTSFLIRKALGIQSGASNPLTQTVGTLSADQIKQIAERKLPDLNANDVAAAVKVVAGTARSMGVKVAE
- a CDS encoding lytic transglycosylase domain-containing protein, which gives rise to MSWLVAAVVGLLVVGGCGVVGGKDDDPALVAAPLPSASEPENIVDPVIESEEPEPEPTTASPSPSRSSAKPKATPTEDPNNFQLPECAHREGKEVSKAKAKAALKSAAARKYWPTSAPGLKVPSRLVLTTAWHESGWTSNIVNCDGGRGLMQVMPDTEAFINQRFEQSYTSTDYRQNAVLGANYLAWLTKAFGDQYFKGSYDLSAGKCKTNKSMCLLNMVISGYNAGRAAVDESHASGRLPNPEYVGVVRSLMKSCYCDRY
- the typA gene encoding translational GTPase TypA; the protein is MQTRTDLRNVAIIAHVDHGKTTLVDAMLRQGSQSHARGEMADRVMDSMDLEREKGITILAKNTAISYRPADGGPVTINIIDTPGHADFGGEVERGLTMVDGVALLVDASEGPLPQTRFVLRKALQAKLPIILIINKVDRPDARIKEVVDETYELFLDLDADEHQIEFPIVYACARDGIASLTQPKDGTVPEDSTDLEVLFSTILETIPAPTYTEDAPLQAHVVNLDASPFLGRLALCRVHEGTIRKGQTVAWCKTDGTISNVRISELLITEGLERKPAESAGPGDIMAVAGIPEIMIGETLADAENPIPLPLISVDEPAISMVLGTNTSPLVGKVKGAKVTARMVKDRLDKELIGNVSLRILPTERPDAWEVQGRGELALAILVEQMRRESYELTVGKPQVVTKTIDGKVHEPVERLTIDAPDEYMGAITTLLSTRKGRMEELINHGTGWLRMEWLVPARGLIGFRTEFLTETRGTGIMHHLFERYEPWFGELRTRNNGSLVADRAGVVTGFAMINLQERGQLFVEPTTEVYEGMIVGENSREDDMDVNITKEKKLTNMRAASADNTERLIPPRKLSLEQALEFCREDECVEVTPAAVRIRKVELDQQVRGRAAARRKHQ
- a CDS encoding TerC family protein — encoded protein: MSAWVWIVTLIALVVVLAVDLLIVGRRPHEPSMREAGGWVAFYVGLALVFGVGVWLVSGGQAAGEFYTGWLTEYSLSVDNLFVFVIIMARFAVPRQFQQKVLLIGIVLALVMRGAFIAAGAALITQFSWVFYIFGAFLVYTAITLFKQGENDEEDFKENILIRWSKRALPISSSFDSGKMTMITETGRRLFTPMLIVMIAIGTTDLIFALDSIPAIFGITKEPYLVFTANVFALMGLRQLYFLLGGLLERLIYLNIGLAFVLAFIGVKLFLEALHTNTLSFINGGHGVHWAPEIPIWLSLLVILGTLGIATVASLYKSSRDRRKDLVNSGV